The Crocosphaera subtropica ATCC 51142 genome includes a window with the following:
- the bchL gene encoding ferredoxin:protochlorophyllide reductase (ATP-dependent) iron-sulfur ATP-binding protein, with protein MTLTLAVYGKGGIGKSTTSCNISTALAKRGKKVLQIGCDPKHDSTFTLTGFLIPTIIDTLQEKDFHYEDIWPEDVIYKGYAGVDCVEAGGPPAGAGCGGYVVGETVKLLKELNAFDEYDVILFDVLGDVVCGGFAAPLNYADYCLIVTDNGFDALFAANRIAASVREKARTHPLRLAGLIGNRTSKRDLIDKYVEAVPMPVLEILPLIEDIRVSRVKGKTLFEMTESDPSLDYVCNYYLNIADQLLAMPEGVIPNDAQDRELFTLLSDFYLNPQAPKQTEEDELDLMMV; from the coding sequence TTGACTTTAACACTCGCAGTTTACGGAAAAGGTGGTATCGGAAAATCAACCACCAGTTGCAACATCTCCACCGCATTAGCAAAACGGGGTAAAAAGGTACTACAGATTGGTTGTGATCCCAAACATGATAGTACATTTACACTAACTGGGTTTCTTATTCCTACCATCATCGACACCCTACAAGAAAAAGACTTTCACTATGAAGATATTTGGCCTGAAGACGTTATCTACAAAGGATACGCAGGGGTTGACTGTGTAGAAGCAGGGGGACCTCCTGCCGGTGCCGGTTGTGGTGGTTATGTCGTCGGAGAAACCGTTAAACTTCTCAAAGAACTCAATGCGTTTGATGAGTACGATGTCATCCTATTTGACGTATTAGGGGACGTTGTCTGTGGTGGGTTTGCTGCACCCCTAAACTATGCTGACTACTGTTTAATTGTCACGGATAACGGGTTTGATGCGTTGTTTGCTGCCAACCGTATCGCTGCTTCAGTCAGAGAGAAAGCAAGAACCCATCCGTTACGGTTAGCCGGGTTAATTGGTAATCGGACTTCTAAGCGTGATTTAATTGATAAATATGTAGAAGCGGTTCCCATGCCGGTGTTAGAAATTTTACCGTTAATTGAAGATATTCGGGTATCACGAGTTAAGGGTAAAACCTTGTTTGAAATGACAGAAAGTGACCCCTCTCTTGACTATGTTTGCAATTATTATTTAAACATTGCTGACCAATTATTAGCGATGCCGGAGGGTGTTATTCCTAATGATGCTCAAGATAGAGAATTATTCACTTTATTATCTGATTTCTATCTTAATCCTCAAGCACCTAAACAAACAGAAGAAGATGAATTAGACCTTATGATGGTGTAA
- a CDS encoding DUF5331 domain-containing protein — protein sequence MMTFEQIKVSLPDKWLDYYQINRCWIKPLMDSRNLWKPIPNNGGKRPCADIILGAITALEPELAYWIPPFCEIEPNQDKFVKVLGLDFDPETELNNREEERAKNPQFNSSDTDEIERIRQQLSKGEL from the coding sequence ATGATGACGTTTGAACAAATTAAAGTAAGTTTACCTGATAAATGGTTAGATTATTATCAAATTAACCGTTGTTGGATTAAACCTTTAATGGACTCTAGAAATTTGTGGAAACCAATTCCTAATAATGGTGGTAAAAGACCTTGTGCTGACATCATTTTAGGAGCTATTACGGCCTTAGAACCAGAGTTGGCGTATTGGATACCACCGTTTTGTGAAATTGAACCGAATCAAGACAAATTTGTAAAGGTTTTAGGATTAGATTTTGATCCAGAAACTGAACTCAATAACCGTGAAGAAGAAAGAGCCAAAAATCCACAATTTAACTCATCAGACACTGACGAAATTGAACGAATTAGACAACAATTAAGCAAAGGAGAACTCTAA
- a CDS encoding ferredoxin:protochlorophyllide reductase (ATP-dependent) subunit N translates to MTLAQESTSLQFECETGNYHTFCPISCVAWLYQKIEDSFFLVIGTKTCGYFLQNAMGVMIFAEPRYAMAELEEGDISAQLKDYEELKRLCLQIKRDRNPSVIVWIGTCTTEIIKMDLEGLAPKLESEIGIPIVTARANGLDYAFTQGEDTVLAAMAHKCPKSVKEEEEKEERNAIHKLLNFGRKKEDISQEESEYKEHPPLVLFGSLPDPVVTNLTLELKKQGVKISGWLPSKRYTELPVIDEGYYVSGVNPFLSRTATTLMRRRKCKLIGAPFPIGPDGTRAWIEKICSVFNIEPQGLEEREAKIWESLEEYIKLIRGKSVFFMGDNLLEISLARFLIRCGMTCPEIGIPYMDKRYQKAELDFLEKTCNEMGVPVPKIVEKPDNYNQIQRIYELKPDLVITGMAHANPLEARGINTKWSVEFTFAQIHGFTNARDILELATRPLRRNNNLKELGWEKLVKEEAKI, encoded by the coding sequence ATGACACTGGCACAAGAATCAACATCCTTACAATTTGAATGCGAAACCGGCAATTATCACACCTTTTGTCCCATTAGTTGTGTGGCTTGGTTATACCAAAAAATAGAAGATAGTTTTTTCTTAGTTATTGGGACAAAAACCTGTGGTTACTTCCTCCAAAATGCAATGGGTGTAATGATTTTTGCAGAACCCCGTTATGCAATGGCAGAATTAGAAGAAGGAGACATTTCTGCTCAACTAAAAGATTACGAAGAACTAAAAAGATTGTGTTTACAAATAAAACGCGATCGCAACCCTAGTGTAATTGTTTGGATTGGTACTTGTACCACCGAAATCATTAAAATGGACTTAGAAGGATTAGCCCCTAAATTAGAGTCTGAAATCGGTATTCCTATCGTTACCGCAAGAGCAAATGGCTTAGATTACGCCTTTACTCAAGGGGAAGATACTGTCTTAGCTGCCATGGCCCATAAATGTCCTAAAAGTGTCAAAGAAGAGGAAGAAAAAGAAGAAAGAAACGCCATTCATAAACTATTAAATTTCGGCAGAAAGAAAGAAGATATTAGTCAAGAAGAATCGGAATATAAAGAACATCCTCCCTTAGTTTTATTTGGTTCTTTACCTGATCCCGTTGTTACGAATTTAACCCTAGAATTGAAGAAACAAGGGGTAAAAATTTCGGGTTGGTTGCCCTCAAAACGCTATACAGAATTACCCGTCATTGATGAAGGTTATTATGTGAGTGGTGTTAACCCATTTCTATCACGAACTGCTACGACTTTAATGCGTCGTCGTAAGTGTAAATTAATCGGCGCACCGTTTCCTATTGGTCCCGATGGAACCCGTGCATGGATAGAAAAAATATGCTCTGTTTTCAATATTGAACCCCAAGGGTTAGAAGAAAGAGAAGCGAAAATTTGGGAGAGTTTAGAAGAGTATATTAAACTCATTCGTGGTAAGTCTGTTTTCTTCATGGGTGATAATTTATTAGAGATTTCTTTAGCCCGTTTCCTTATTCGTTGTGGGATGACTTGCCCTGAAATTGGTATTCCTTATATGGATAAAAGATACCAGAAAGCGGAATTAGATTTCCTCGAAAAAACCTGTAATGAAATGGGTGTTCCTGTTCCTAAAATTGTTGAGAAACCTGACAATTATAATCAAATTCAACGCATTTATGAGTTAAAACCTGACCTAGTTATCACAGGAATGGCCCACGCTAACCCCTTAGAAGCAAGAGGGATAAATACGAAATGGTCTGTGGAATTTACCTTTGCACAAATTCATGGGTTTACCAACGCCAGAGACATCTTAGAGTTAGCAACTCGTCCCCTGCGTCGTAATAATAACCTCAAAGAATTAGGATGGGAGAAATTAGTCAAAGAAGAAGCTAAAATCTAA
- a CDS encoding glycosyltransferase family 39 protein, giving the protein MKISTKIINILLLAAIACAVILRIINLGSRELWYDEVLSLLLSTGQKARYQTPQDVPIILANYTRLLILPVENSFSDVLVTFENFLKGLVAEPHPFLFFLEQHFWLRLWGNSQAAMRSIIVLFSLGSLGCAYGLGRKLLGFQGGLLFTALLGLNPYYLFHSLNVRMYGSLVFWVLLSSWSLLELISLNTSETHKNNSQLSKLFWTVLLILSAASGLMTFYYFTIFFFVFAVLVLYLDRQRWWQYALYLISSIIITIPWLWWGTRQQLRNADLGRFSNKGGFLSAMVQHLQEFLDVLGIHLLVGDWSSILPNFIITTFGFLVFIGLLYCSWSLYKKNQIKLLIISLLLGLFPLLLMLTIDIITGKFTLAFGFGRSVIFVLPGCLLLLVVWIEKAGIKFKNIAILGLLLLYLGINIADFGLRSRWMFHRVADIINEQPDTPTLIIMNSQAWGHVLRLAYYLPTTSPISLLAQKSNNLSPVLAKNLSKNPEQYQRILWLDSQRPVWGKPSTEEQKEAVKTVLDNDYNLQSSQKLIGTWALDNFDLNVYEKNI; this is encoded by the coding sequence ATGAAAATTTCGACAAAAATCATTAATATACTTCTTTTAGCTGCGATCGCCTGTGCTGTAATTCTGAGAATTATTAATTTAGGTAGTAGAGAATTGTGGTACGATGAGGTCTTATCTTTATTATTATCCACTGGACAAAAAGCAAGATATCAAACACCTCAAGATGTACCAATTATTTTAGCTAATTATACCCGTTTATTAATCCTTCCTGTTGAAAATAGTTTTTCTGATGTTCTTGTTACTTTTGAAAACTTTCTTAAAGGATTAGTGGCCGAACCTCATCCCTTTCTTTTCTTTTTAGAACAGCATTTTTGGTTAAGATTATGGGGAAATTCTCAAGCAGCAATGCGAAGTATTATAGTTTTATTTAGTCTTGGTTCTCTGGGATGTGCTTATGGTTTAGGTAGAAAATTATTAGGGTTTCAAGGGGGTTTATTATTTACTGCTTTATTGGGTTTAAATCCTTATTATCTTTTTCACTCTTTAAATGTGAGAATGTATGGCTCATTGGTGTTTTGGGTTTTGTTAAGTAGTTGGTCTTTACTAGAATTAATTAGCTTAAATACCTCAGAAACTCATAAAAATAATTCTCAATTATCTAAGCTTTTCTGGACAGTTTTATTAATTTTATCAGCAGCATCAGGGCTAATGACATTTTACTATTTTACTATTTTCTTTTTCGTATTTGCTGTTTTAGTTTTATATTTAGACAGACAAAGATGGTGGCAATATGCACTTTATTTAATTAGTAGTATTATTATTACTATTCCTTGGCTGTGGTGGGGGACTAGACAACAATTGAGAAATGCTGATCTAGGGAGATTTTCAAATAAAGGTGGTTTTTTAAGTGCAATGGTTCAACATTTACAAGAATTTCTTGATGTGTTAGGAATTCATTTATTAGTAGGTGATTGGTCGAGTATTCTACCAAATTTTATCATAACTACTTTCGGCTTTTTAGTTTTTATTGGTTTACTGTATTGTAGTTGGAGTTTATATAAAAAGAATCAAATTAAATTATTAATAATTAGCTTGCTATTAGGTTTATTTCCTTTATTATTAATGTTAACTATAGATATTATTACAGGAAAATTTACCTTGGCGTTTGGGTTTGGACGTTCTGTCATATTTGTGTTACCTGGCTGTTTATTATTATTAGTTGTCTGGATAGAAAAAGCAGGTATAAAGTTTAAAAATATTGCTATTTTAGGGTTATTATTATTATATTTAGGGATTAATATCGCTGATTTTGGTTTACGTTCTCGTTGGATGTTTCATCGGGTAGCAGATATTATTAATGAACAACCTGATACCCCTACTTTAATTATCATGAATTCTCAAGCGTGGGGTCATGTATTAAGATTAGCTTATTATCTTCCTACTACTTCGCCTATTAGTTTACTAGCGCAGAAATCTAATAATTTATCCCCTGTTTTAGCTAAAAATTTAAGTAAAAATCCCGAACAATACCAACGTATTTTATGGTTAGATAGTCAACGTCCGGTTTGGGGAAAACCTAGTACAGAAGAACAAAAAGAAGCGGTTAAAACGGTTTTAGATAATGATTATAATTTACAGAGTTCTCAAAAATTAATCGGAACTTGGGCGTTAGATAATTTTGATTTGAATGTGTATGAAAAAAATATATAA
- the cofH gene encoding 7,8-didemethyl-8-hydroxy-5-deazariboflavin synthase subunit CofH, which produces MVQQIKTIKTILEEIENDRELSESDAVTLLSQTDESIINEIRQTADKLRQKQVGNTVTYIINRNINFTNICEQHCNFCAFRRDAGDEGAFWLNIEQIIEKATDAVKRGATEICMQGGLNPQAKLQGSSLQYYQQLVISLKQAFPNLHLHAFSPQEIQFIAREDNLSYAEVIIALKNAGLGSMPGTAAEVLDDKVRRIICPEKINSQTWLDIISLAHSLGLYTTSTLLSGHIETTEQQIQHLTHLRNLQKTAIDKNYSARITEFIILPFVGKDAPLALRNRVKRDQPSLKDTLLLTAVSRLFLGKWIPNHQPSWVKLGLNGATEALRWGCNDIGGTLMEEHITTMAGAMGGTCMEVETLQQAIASLNRTYQQRSTLYENLSSQF; this is translated from the coding sequence ATGGTTCAGCAAATAAAAACAATAAAAACTATTTTAGAAGAGATAGAAAACGATAGAGAACTATCCGAAAGCGATGCAGTTACGCTTCTATCTCAAACTGATGAAAGCATAATTAATGAAATTCGTCAAACTGCTGATAAACTGCGTCAAAAACAAGTCGGAAACACTGTTACCTATATTATTAATCGTAATATTAACTTTACCAACATTTGTGAGCAACATTGTAACTTTTGTGCCTTTCGACGAGATGCAGGGGATGAGGGGGCATTTTGGCTAAATATAGAACAAATTATCGAAAAAGCAACGGATGCGGTGAAAAGAGGGGCGACAGAAATTTGTATGCAGGGAGGTTTAAACCCTCAAGCAAAACTACAAGGAAGTTCTTTGCAGTATTATCAACAATTAGTTATCAGTCTTAAACAAGCCTTTCCTAACCTCCATCTACACGCTTTTTCTCCCCAAGAAATCCAATTTATTGCCAGGGAAGATAACCTAAGTTATGCTGAGGTCATTATAGCCTTAAAAAACGCTGGTTTAGGGTCAATGCCAGGAACAGCAGCCGAAGTCTTAGACGATAAAGTTAGACGCATTATTTGCCCCGAAAAAATCAACAGCCAAACCTGGTTAGACATTATTAGCTTAGCCCATTCCCTAGGATTATATACCACCAGTACCCTATTATCGGGACATATAGAAACCACCGAACAACAAATACAACATTTAACTCATTTAAGAAACTTACAAAAAACAGCGATTGACAAAAATTATTCAGCTAGAATAACAGAATTTATCATCTTACCTTTTGTGGGAAAAGATGCCCCTTTAGCTCTACGAAACCGTGTCAAACGAGATCAACCCAGTCTAAAAGATACCTTATTACTAACAGCAGTATCTCGACTTTTCCTAGGAAAATGGATACCTAATCATCAACCCAGTTGGGTAAAATTGGGCTTAAACGGTGCAACCGAAGCCTTACGATGGGGGTGTAATGATATTGGCGGAACCCTCATGGAAGAACATATTACTACGATGGCAGGGGCAATGGGAGGAACCTGTATGGAAGTCGAAACCCTACAACAAGCGATCGCCTCTTTGAACCGTACCTATCAACAACGGAGTACCTTGTATGAAAACTTGAGTTCGCAGTTCTGA
- a CDS encoding FtsW/RodA/SpoVE family cell cycle protein gives MLRYFIPILDPTVEDWSREARFLRWLTFLWLSLGLIALFSASYPVALAETGNGWYYVIRQTIWIWIGLQGFNLIVRSPLQYLIKLAPWCIFLLLGLILSTLVPGLGHEVYGATRWIKLGPVLIQPSELMKPFLVLQSAYIFGFWHRHSWRVRLQWVGIFGVILAAILLQPNLSTTALCGMSLWLIALASGIPMMYLTTTALGGLLTAFVSISLREYQRKRITAFLDPWADPLGNGYQLVQSLMAVGSGGTFGVGYGQSVQKLFYLPIQYTDFIFSVYAEEFGFVGSILLLLLLFTYTTFALRVALNCLHRVKRLIAIGVMVMMVGQALLNIGVATGALPTTGLPFPLWSYGGSSTLASLTLAALLIRVARESNEAEILPWKKTVNS, from the coding sequence ATGTTAAGGTACTTTATCCCCATTCTTGATCCAACGGTAGAAGACTGGTCTAGAGAAGCCCGCTTTTTACGCTGGTTAACCTTTCTTTGGCTATCTCTAGGGTTAATTGCCCTATTTTCTGCTTCTTATCCCGTGGCTTTAGCAGAAACTGGGAACGGTTGGTACTATGTGATTCGTCAAACCATTTGGATTTGGATCGGGTTACAAGGGTTTAACTTAATTGTGCGATCGCCCCTACAATACCTGATTAAACTTGCCCCTTGGTGCATTTTTCTTCTACTCGGATTAATTTTATCCACCCTAGTTCCGGGGTTAGGCCACGAAGTCTATGGGGCCACCCGTTGGATTAAATTAGGTCCCGTTTTGATCCAACCCTCAGAACTCATGAAACCCTTTTTAGTCTTACAAAGTGCCTACATTTTCGGCTTTTGGCATCGTCATTCTTGGCGAGTGAGACTGCAATGGGTGGGCATTTTTGGGGTTATATTAGCTGCGATTTTATTACAACCGAATTTAAGTACCACCGCCTTATGTGGTATGAGTTTATGGTTAATTGCCCTGGCATCTGGTATTCCCATGATGTATTTAACCACCACTGCGTTAGGGGGTTTATTAACGGCTTTTGTTAGCATTAGTTTACGGGAATATCAACGGAAACGGATCACCGCTTTTCTTGATCCCTGGGCCGACCCGTTAGGTAATGGTTATCAGTTAGTACAAAGTTTAATGGCGGTGGGATCAGGGGGAACCTTTGGGGTAGGATATGGCCAGTCTGTGCAGAAATTATTTTATCTTCCTATTCAATACACCGATTTTATTTTTTCGGTATATGCCGAAGAATTTGGCTTTGTGGGTAGCATTCTCTTACTTTTACTATTATTTACTTATACAACCTTTGCCTTAAGAGTTGCCCTTAACTGTCTTCATCGGGTGAAACGTTTAATTGCTATTGGTGTGATGGTGATGATGGTGGGCCAAGCATTATTAAATATTGGGGTTGCTACCGGGGCTTTACCGACGACCGGTTTACCCTTTCCTTTATGGAGTTATGGGGGAAGTTCTACCCTAGCAAGTCTAACCCTAGCAGCTTTATTAATTCGTGTGGCTAGGGAAAGTAACGAAGCAGAAATTCTCCCCTGGAAGAAAACAGTTAATAGTTAA
- a CDS encoding DNA gyrase/topoisomerase IV subunit A, producing the protein MAKQLKLVGTGEITPTALHAEMQRSYLEYAMSVIVGRALPDVRDGLKPVHRRILYAMHELGLTPDRPFRKCARVVGDVLGKYHPHGDQAVYDALVRMVQDFSSRYPLLAGHGNFGSVDNDPPAAMRYTETRLSPIADQAMLTEISEAIVDFSSNFDNSQQEPVVLPAQLPNLLLNGCTGIAVGMATNIPPHNLGELVDGLIALIDNPELSDEKLWKIIPGPDFPTGGEIIPTQGIEDAYRHGKGIISVRGVVRIERMDVGKKRRKERTAIIVTELPYQVTKSTWIEKIADLVNGGRLEGIADIRDESDRSGMRVVIELKRDAVAKTVLRELYKKTALQQNFGAIMLALVDNQPRQLSLRQLLEEFLKFREHTLTRQYNYELEECRNRLHLLEGLLIALNNLDRIIDILRNAADGTTAKTQFQQELNLSEAQANGILAMPMRRLTGLERQKLQAEYDELQGRINELENLLNNRPEFLKVLKKELRSLKRKYGDERRTRIVQPTAQKSQSKATQTAKKQSSDQNKTTSISNREPDTTSQPFSLFTPQTPPKNAILEMTYQGTICWRSPDTKVPDNHVPIYSEPIQEREQFIVITDIGKAYPVNVADVPPIEIQPIPLLSLLPKSAQRDSKKVVSLFFLSDNTENKDLLLLTNQGKIKRIQLSELAGLTNRGLVLIKLKDQDGLESVSITKEGEEVAIAMSSGRVLRFPVVDEVIPIMGRNAQGNQALKLRYGETIIGCVTLDDNKIVLLVSKLGYGKRLNVTGLRMTKLGDIGTQALQFTHKNDSLLGMIRASDSKDITLLTNQKKTLNIVAKDVKIWGKDGQGDRLVKLSNQEVIDYVM; encoded by the coding sequence ATGGCAAAACAGTTAAAACTCGTAGGAACTGGTGAAATTACTCCCACAGCGTTACACGCAGAGATGCAGCGTTCCTATCTTGAGTATGCCATGAGTGTGATTGTGGGACGGGCTTTGCCGGATGTTAGAGATGGACTCAAACCCGTTCACCGTCGTATTCTCTACGCCATGCACGAATTGGGGTTAACCCCCGATCGCCCGTTTCGTAAATGCGCCCGTGTGGTGGGGGATGTGTTGGGTAAATACCATCCCCACGGAGATCAGGCGGTGTATGATGCCTTAGTTCGGATGGTTCAGGATTTTTCGAGTCGTTATCCCCTGTTAGCGGGACACGGTAATTTTGGATCGGTGGATAACGATCCCCCGGCAGCCATGCGTTACACCGAAACCCGACTGTCTCCCATCGCCGATCAAGCCATGTTGACGGAGATCAGTGAGGCGATCGTTGATTTTAGTAGCAATTTTGATAATTCTCAACAAGAACCGGTCGTTTTACCAGCGCAACTCCCTAATTTACTCCTCAATGGTTGTACTGGGATCGCCGTGGGAATGGCCACTAATATTCCTCCCCACAATTTAGGGGAACTGGTGGATGGGTTAATTGCTTTAATCGATAATCCTGAGTTATCGGACGAAAAGTTATGGAAGATTATCCCTGGGCCCGATTTTCCCACAGGAGGAGAAATTATCCCAACTCAGGGCATTGAAGACGCTTATCGCCACGGAAAAGGCATTATTTCGGTGCGTGGGGTGGTTCGTATTGAACGCATGGATGTGGGCAAAAAACGCCGTAAAGAAAGAACAGCCATTATTGTCACAGAATTGCCCTATCAGGTCACTAAATCCACTTGGATCGAAAAAATTGCCGATTTGGTCAACGGTGGTAGATTAGAAGGCATTGCCGATATTCGGGATGAAAGCGATCGCAGTGGAATGCGGGTGGTGATCGAGTTAAAACGGGATGCTGTGGCGAAAACGGTTCTTAGGGAATTGTATAAAAAAACAGCCCTACAACAGAATTTTGGGGCGATTATGTTGGCTTTAGTGGATAATCAACCTCGTCAGTTATCCCTGCGTCAATTGTTAGAAGAATTCCTTAAATTCCGAGAACACACCCTAACCCGTCAATATAATTATGAGCTAGAAGAATGTCGTAATCGTTTACATCTTTTGGAAGGGTTATTGATTGCCCTTAATAATTTAGATCGCATCATTGATATTTTACGGAATGCTGCCGATGGAACCACAGCTAAGACGCAATTCCAACAAGAATTAAATTTGAGTGAGGCGCAAGCCAATGGGATTTTAGCCATGCCCATGCGTCGTTTAACGGGGTTAGAACGACAAAAATTACAGGCAGAATACGATGAGTTACAAGGGAGAATCAACGAGTTAGAAAACCTGTTAAATAATCGTCCTGAATTCTTAAAAGTCTTAAAGAAAGAACTGCGATCGCTGAAACGGAAATACGGCGATGAAAGACGGACTCGTATCGTGCAACCCACTGCCCAAAAAAGCCAATCTAAAGCAACACAAACCGCTAAAAAACAAAGTAGTGATCAAAATAAAACCACCTCAATATCAAACAGAGAACCAGATACAACAAGTCAACCCTTTAGTCTGTTTACCCCTCAAACTCCGCCAAAAAATGCCATCTTAGAAATGACTTATCAAGGGACGATTTGCTGGCGATCGCCTGATACTAAGGTTCCTGATAATCATGTCCCGATTTACAGCGAACCGATTCAAGAAAGGGAGCAATTTATTGTTATTACCGATATCGGCAAGGCTTACCCTGTAAATGTTGCGGATGTTCCCCCCATTGAAATTCAACCCATTCCATTGCTGAGTTTATTACCCAAAAGCGCACAACGGGATAGTAAAAAAGTTGTTTCTCTTTTCTTCTTATCAGATAACACAGAAAATAAGGATTTATTATTACTAACAAATCAAGGAAAAATCAAACGAATTCAATTATCAGAATTAGCAGGGTTAACCAATCGAGGATTAGTGTTAATTAAACTCAAAGATCAAGATGGTTTAGAGTCGGTTTCTATCACAAAAGAAGGGGAAGAAGTCGCGATCGCCATGTCCAGTGGCCGAGTGTTACGCTTCCCTGTGGTTGATGAAGTGATTCCTATTATGGGTCGTAATGCTCAAGGAAATCAAGCCCTAAAATTACGCTATGGAGAAACCATTATTGGTTGTGTGACCCTTGATGATAATAAGATAGTTTTATTAGTGTCAAAATTGGGCTATGGTAAACGGCTAAACGTGACAGGGTTACGGATGACAAAATTAGGGGATATTGGTACACAAGCCTTACAATTTACCCATAAAAATGATAGTTTATTGGGGATGATTCGGGCTTCAGACTCAAAAGATATTACCTTGCTAACCAACCAAAAGAAAACCCTGAATATAGTAGCCAAAGATGTGAAAATTTGGGGTAAAGATGGTCAAGGCGATCGCTTAGTTAAATTATCGAATCAAGAGGTGATTGACTATGTAATGTAA
- a CDS encoding response regulator produces the protein MNVKNYQVISSASVEELPKFSPMKVLDKLGYAKSTGCLVVSSQSIIWRIYVNQGRLIYANHSLDCFERLERHLRRLSYTVSSLTAGVRNQARLNFENENQSPDDVPLEYQAIAWLLEENYLEDYQAANLIKSLNKEVCELFLLLTDGDSQFMENVGVLPQLVSMELNDLIIECQQSLKSWQTLAPLITSPEQRPYFFTNNQKSSQLSSEQIQKFSKLLRGFNFRQLAVLTNKDEIQIAQYIYKFIQTKNVIIRPPQAPFDKLPHIAVETESHQIINHNAIKKDHFTDIPINTNTSKQYKLVCVDDSPTILSEINRFLEQQDLTVHAINDSKKALLEIIRFKPDIVLLDVGMPGIDGYRLCQLIRNHHLFKTTPIIMVTGNRSLINRAKARVAGASDYLTKPFTQSDLLKMVFRYLS, from the coding sequence ATGAATGTTAAAAACTACCAAGTAATTTCCTCAGCTTCAGTCGAAGAGTTACCTAAATTTTCCCCAATGAAGGTCTTAGATAAACTTGGCTATGCCAAAAGCACTGGGTGTTTAGTGGTTTCTTCTCAATCAATAATCTGGCGAATTTATGTGAATCAAGGAAGATTGATTTATGCCAACCATTCTCTTGATTGTTTTGAACGCTTAGAAAGACATTTACGCCGTTTAAGTTACACCGTTTCTTCCTTAACAGCAGGAGTTCGGAATCAAGCAAGATTAAACTTTGAAAATGAAAATCAAAGCCCTGATGATGTCCCCCTCGAATATCAAGCGATTGCTTGGTTACTCGAAGAAAACTATTTAGAAGATTATCAAGCAGCCAACTTGATCAAATCGTTAAATAAAGAGGTTTGTGAATTATTTTTATTATTAACTGATGGTGACTCTCAATTCATGGAAAATGTTGGCGTTTTACCTCAGTTAGTTAGCATGGAGCTTAACGATTTAATCATTGAATGTCAACAAAGTTTGAAGAGTTGGCAAACCTTAGCTCCTTTAATTACCTCTCCTGAACAAAGACCTTATTTTTTTACTAATAATCAAAAATCAAGTCAATTATCCAGTGAACAAATTCAAAAATTCAGTAAACTTTTGAGAGGATTTAATTTTAGACAATTAGCGGTTTTAACCAATAAAGATGAAATCCAAATTGCTCAATATATTTATAAATTTATACAAACTAAAAACGTTATTATTCGCCCGCCTCAAGCTCCTTTTGATAAACTACCGCACATCGCAGTTGAGACAGAATCTCATCAAATAATTAATCATAATGCTATTAAAAAAGATCACTTCACTGATATCCCGATCAATACCAATACAAGCAAACAATATAAATTAGTGTGTGTCGATGATAGCCCAACTATTTTAAGTGAAATTAATCGTTTTCTTGAGCAACAAGATTTAACGGTTCATGCAATTAATGATTCTAAAAAAGCTTTACTAGAAATCATCCGATTTAAGCCCGATATTGTCTTATTAGATGTAGGGATGCCTGGAATTGACGGTTATCGACTTTGCCAACTCATTAGGAATCACCACTTATTTAAAACAACCCCAATTATTATGGTAACGGGTAATCGTAGTTTAATTAATCGGGCAAAAGCTAGAGTTGCAGGGGCTTCAGATTATCTAACCAAACCCTTTACTCAATCAGACTTATTAAAGATGGTATTTCGTTATCTCAGCTAA